The bacterium genome contains a region encoding:
- a CDS encoding winged helix-turn-helix domain-containing protein, translating to MLGLMAHQRKLERIVKGFANHRRIEILQLLDRSPEISVFEISDALRVNFKTISEHTRRLALAGLVEKRYEGKIVRHKASSLGKLILKFLRMLE from the coding sequence ATGCTTGGGCTCATGGCGCATCAAAGGAAACTTGAGCGGATTGTAAAGGGGTTTGCAAACCATCGGCGAATTGAGATACTTCAGCTCCTGGATAGGTCGCCAGAGATATCCGTTTTTGAAATTTCCGATGCGCTTCGCGTTAATTTCAAAACTATCTCCGAACATACGCGGCGCCTTGCGCTTGCCGGGCTTGTCGAGAAACGATACGAAGGAAAAATAGTTCGCCACAAAGCTTCTTCACTCGGCAAACTCATTCTCAAATTCTTGAGAATGTTGGAATGA
- a CDS encoding NUDIX domain-containing protein: protein MTVKPKQTCNAKDEPMHFSVGAVIEVGGKYLLIDRATEPLGFAGLAGHINEGETPEEALFRKVEEESGLKVKRHSLLFQEEVEWNWCGAGVRPHYWFVYRCEIAGEARNNTEASKSIGWYAPDEIGALTLEPVWKHWFGKILSY, encoded by the coding sequence ATGACCGTAAAACCAAAACAAACATGCAATGCGAAGGACGAACCGATGCATTTTTCCGTTGGAGCAGTGATTGAGGTCGGCGGGAAATATCTGCTGATCGACCGCGCCACGGAGCCGCTCGGCTTTGCTGGGCTTGCCGGGCACATCAACGAGGGAGAAACTCCCGAAGAAGCGCTTTTCCGCAAAGTGGAGGAAGAAAGCGGCTTGAAGGTAAAAAGGCATTCTCTCTTGTTCCAGGAAGAGGTAGAATGGAATTGGTGCGGAGCCGGAGTCCGGCCCCACTACTGGTTTGTATACCGATGCGAGATTGCGGGCGAAGCTCGGAACAATACGGAAGCGTCAAAGTCCATCGGGTGGTACGCGCCAGACGAGATCGGGGCGCTTACCCTGGAGCCCGTGTGGAAACACTGGTTCGGAAAAATCCTATCTTATTAA
- the trxA gene encoding thioredoxin: protein MSEHARAVTDATFETQVLAESHKKVVMVDFWAEWCGPCRRLAPTVEEVAKDFAGKAMVLKVNVDDHPSLAQRFNVRSIPTLLFFKDEEVVDQVFGCVPKSDIVQTLEKHIGA, encoded by the coding sequence ATGTCTGAACATGCCCGCGCGGTAACTGACGCGACTTTTGAAACACAGGTCCTGGCGGAGAGCCACAAGAAGGTGGTCATGGTAGATTTCTGGGCCGAATGGTGCGGCCCCTGCAGGAGACTTGCTCCTACAGTGGAGGAGGTTGCCAAAGATTTTGCCGGCAAGGCAATGGTGCTGAAGGTGAATGTTGATGACCATCCTTCGCTCGCGCAGCGCTTCAATGTCCGAAGCATACCCACGCTTCTTTTTTTCAAGGACGAAGAGGTTGTCGACCAGGTCTTCGGATGCGTTCCCAAGAGCGATATCGTGCAGACGCTTGAGAAGCATATCGGCGCATAG
- a CDS encoding site-2 protease family protein, whose translation MDPVPFIFKIAILIFSIVLHEVSHGLAALALGDNTAKHLGRLTLNPIKHLDLWGSVIVPLFLMLSNTGIMFGWAKPVPYNPYNLRNQKYGPAIVGVAGPLSNILIAVVFGLSLRVLSNFSADAQVLRILQGFREIFLYIVQINLLLAVFNLVPIPPLDGSKLLFAFLPYRYKYVEGLLEQYGMFLLLFFIFFGFHLIFPIIDLLFRLIVGQKLFL comes from the coding sequence ATGGACCCCGTCCCGTTTATTTTCAAAATAGCCATTCTTATATTCTCGATAGTGCTGCATGAAGTATCGCACGGTTTGGCCGCGCTTGCTTTAGGCGACAACACCGCCAAGCACCTGGGAAGACTTACCTTAAATCCCATTAAACACCTTGATCTGTGGGGTTCTGTTATTGTTCCTTTATTTCTCATGTTAAGTAATACGGGAATTATGTTTGGTTGGGCCAAGCCCGTTCCTTATAACCCTTATAATCTGCGAAATCAAAAGTACGGCCCCGCAATTGTCGGAGTAGCCGGTCCGCTTTCGAATATTCTCATTGCCGTTGTTTTCGGCCTGTCGCTACGCGTATTGTCGAATTTTTCTGCAGATGCTCAAGTACTAAGGATCTTGCAGGGTTTCCGTGAAATATTTCTGTACATCGTGCAAATAAATCTTCTGCTTGCCGTATTCAATCTTGTGCCCATTCCTCCGCTCGACGGATCAAAACTTCTTTTTGCATTCCTGCCGTATCGCTACAAATACGTCGAGGGGCTGCTTGAACAGTACGGCATGTTTCTGCTGCTCTTTTTTATCTTTTTTGGATTTCATCTCATATTTCCTATCATAGACTTGCTTTTTCGTCTTATCGTGGGCCAAAAATTGTTTCTGTAA
- a CDS encoding lamin tail domain-containing protein: protein MENKPTLATILGHIKSGGTLFGFLYLLLANPVFAYEPTSTHAALSDEIVDFYNLFVSGDGRKITNEEKEWIVKGTVEEDTPPRWVNHFYDPVYNRSWNVLALTSKNWAQNQLRESLFILTTQGLASFTLYRGIESSSDYTWQRGISDFVKGDRKRSMEVLGHILHLIEDATVPEHTRNDVHISSDDTFGIIQHAESPYEHWTTRYTRDTLHVADEFKNGGLLPKHHDNLDAYFDEVAIYSNGHFFSEDTIFSDKYANPLLTGTSIEFINNSPMKFGLGTDEDGSNFHLLRFLAEEQWRNLGTTSYFTLGENPVMTDYWSRLSEKSLIHGAGVVQLYFEEIKKAQEKEAERIAKLNSWIATAINAWNSFTSWFSWSDTFSNTQDASFIGSVLDSASTPLSNNIASPSPAPSGIVLSASTTPTPLPSVTASPDGTPIPFEIAAPSPSTDSGPTASPSATPTVSPSAPAYNGGGGTDLGSGSAASLTTPEPLPETSPTPDPSPTPIPDTTPPDFTFEIAPRGISSFVMEMRWASPDADPASYDLEFSSNDFGVDASSPWVPLFTETNATSTTFTVPKSEASYRFHLRARDAAGNISAWKTLDADVSEKPVAINEISWMGTKASFQDEWIELVNKTSQPISVSGWKLRVEKVIIGNTWRDIALTGSIPAHGYYLMERTGDDTVSNIPADLIFTGAIENNYARLALLDIAGTEIDSAGGGFEWPAGDNAAKRSMERIRAELDGGDPYNWFTNNGRITNGLDATSSPIFGTPKAQNSVHRIYASANHNAFLGGNTTWTRGQSPYYIPKSLSVTNGAVLTIGGGVTVKFGSDAYMNVEGKIYANGSADNPVVFTAFTDDEYPIDGGDTNQDATATLPVAPYWKRIEILPTSVGSEFHHTTFRYGGMKADGVSDYSAPVVSVETVDVLFDHATFEKGYKTGLRLLNSSSRVYDSFFSGFTVEHVSVPCEQFGGQAILVSGGSPDMQRNVIDGAARGMMFCGVTPVVRDNVIRNTQTPFLLQDTVGEFRGNTIESSAEYGISLQGSMTTSGTLTKDTHPYILNNFSIPSSVALTIEPGVALKMRGGNNANISIYGSIISRGTANDPITFTALEDDSAGGDTNGDATSTLPVAGSWYTISFSPSSSGDFAYTNIHYGGGSRNSIPSTWTMVEADSPTSLTFENVEFTDSMSQGFTLANSATGTVSFTHLTFGRNAKAGLYLSASSPIITDTLFANNYYGVFAEDALSHPVAQDVRFEGNVYDTIPEGLLE, encoded by the coding sequence ATGGAAAATAAGCCAACTTTAGCCACCATACTTGGGCATATCAAAAGTGGAGGGACTCTTTTCGGGTTCCTCTATTTATTATTGGCCAACCCAGTTTTTGCGTATGAACCCACCAGCACGCATGCGGCGCTCTCGGATGAAATCGTTGATTTTTACAATCTTTTTGTCTCGGGCGATGGGCGCAAAATCACAAACGAAGAAAAAGAATGGATCGTAAAAGGCACCGTTGAGGAAGATACACCGCCGCGCTGGGTGAACCATTTCTACGACCCGGTGTACAACCGGTCTTGGAATGTGCTTGCGCTGACATCCAAGAACTGGGCGCAAAACCAACTGCGGGAGTCCTTATTTATTTTAACCACGCAGGGACTCGCTTCTTTCACACTGTATCGCGGCATCGAATCAAGTTCCGACTACACCTGGCAACGCGGCATATCGGATTTCGTAAAAGGCGACCGCAAACGCTCCATGGAAGTGCTAGGGCATATTTTACATCTCATTGAAGACGCAACGGTTCCCGAGCATACACGGAATGACGTACACATTTCTTCGGATGATACGTTCGGCATTATACAGCACGCAGAAAGTCCGTATGAACATTGGACGACACGATATACGCGAGATACGCTCCATGTTGCGGATGAATTTAAAAACGGAGGTCTTTTGCCCAAGCATCATGACAATCTTGATGCGTACTTTGATGAAGTCGCGATATATTCGAATGGGCACTTTTTCAGCGAGGATACGATTTTTTCTGATAAGTATGCCAATCCATTACTGACGGGCACAAGTATCGAGTTTATAAATAACAGTCCAATGAAATTTGGTCTTGGCACCGATGAAGATGGGAGCAACTTTCACCTCTTAAGGTTTCTCGCCGAGGAACAGTGGAGAAACTTAGGAACTACTTCTTATTTTACACTCGGCGAGAATCCGGTTATGACAGATTACTGGTCCCGTCTCTCTGAAAAATCGCTGATACATGGCGCGGGGGTGGTGCAGTTGTATTTTGAGGAGATTAAAAAAGCGCAGGAAAAAGAGGCTGAACGCATCGCAAAACTGAATTCTTGGATTGCGACGGCGATTAATGCGTGGAATTCGTTTACTTCATGGTTCAGCTGGAGCGACACATTCTCAAATACGCAGGACGCAAGTTTTATCGGGAGCGTTCTCGACTCGGCGAGTACGCCTCTCTCGAACAATATCGCTTCTCCAAGCCCCGCTCCTAGCGGCATTGTACTTTCCGCTTCAACGACTCCAACGCCCTTGCCGTCCGTCACTGCGAGTCCGGATGGGACGCCAATCCCTTTCGAGATTGCCGCGCCCTCTCCCTCGACGGACTCGGGACCTACGGCTTCGCCTTCGGCAACACCAACAGTATCTCCTTCTGCGCCTGCGTACAACGGCGGAGGAGGGACCGATTTGGGGAGCGGTTCTGCAGCATCTTTGACAACTCCCGAACCCTTGCCAGAGACGTCTCCAACTCCAGATCCATCCCCAACACCGATTCCCGATACCACGCCGCCGGACTTTACGTTTGAGATAGCGCCGCGCGGAATTTCTTCGTTTGTTATGGAGATGCGCTGGGCGTCGCCCGACGCAGACCCTGCCTCGTACGACTTGGAATTTTCATCCAACGATTTCGGGGTCGATGCGTCGTCTCCGTGGGTGCCGCTGTTTACCGAGACGAACGCCACTTCCACAACGTTCACCGTACCGAAAAGCGAGGCGTCATACCGGTTCCACCTTCGTGCGCGTGATGCGGCAGGAAATATAAGCGCATGGAAAACACTCGACGCAGATGTGAGCGAAAAACCCGTTGCCATCAACGAAATTTCCTGGATGGGTACAAAGGCGTCTTTCCAAGATGAATGGATAGAGCTGGTGAACAAAACGAGCCAACCCATATCCGTCTCAGGATGGAAGTTGAGAGTTGAGAAGGTTATTATCGGGAACACCTGGCGCGATATTGCGCTCACGGGCAGTATTCCTGCGCACGGCTACTATCTTATGGAGCGGACCGGAGATGATACGGTATCAAATATTCCGGCAGACCTCATATTCACCGGAGCTATCGAAAATAACTACGCGCGGCTGGCATTATTGGATATAGCGGGAACGGAAATAGATTCCGCGGGCGGTGGATTTGAATGGCCAGCGGGAGACAATGCGGCGAAACGTTCTATGGAGCGCATTAGAGCCGAACTTGATGGGGGCGATCCGTATAACTGGTTTACGAATAATGGCCGAATAACGAACGGACTGGACGCTACCAGCTCGCCAATTTTCGGGACGCCCAAAGCGCAAAATAGCGTTCATCGCATCTACGCGTCGGCAAATCACAACGCTTTTCTCGGCGGGAACACCACGTGGACGCGCGGCCAAAGCCCCTACTATATTCCAAAATCTCTTTCTGTTACAAATGGCGCAGTACTTACGATAGGAGGGGGTGTTACGGTGAAGTTCGGCAGTGACGCATACATGAACGTTGAAGGAAAAATTTACGCAAATGGTTCTGCGGATAATCCCGTTGTGTTCACGGCGTTTACGGATGACGAGTATCCCATTGATGGCGGCGACACCAATCAAGACGCGACCGCGACCCTGCCTGTCGCGCCTTATTGGAAGCGCATCGAAATTCTGCCCACGAGCGTTGGAAGCGAATTTCACCACACCACGTTCCGCTATGGCGGCATGAAAGCAGATGGAGTATCCGATTATTCTGCACCAGTTGTTTCGGTGGAAACGGTCGATGTTCTTTTTGACCACGCCACATTCGAGAAGGGATATAAGACGGGGCTTCGTCTGCTTAATTCAAGCTCGCGCGTGTACGACAGTTTTTTCTCCGGGTTTACCGTGGAGCATGTGAGCGTTCCTTGCGAGCAGTTCGGCGGGCAGGCCATTCTTGTCTCCGGAGGTTCGCCCGATATGCAACGAAACGTTATTGATGGGGCGGCAAGGGGCATGATGTTTTGCGGCGTAACGCCCGTGGTGCGCGATAATGTTATCCGCAACACGCAGACCCCATTCTTGCTCCAAGACACCGTCGGTGAGTTCCGCGGAAATACCATCGAGTCATCCGCGGAATATGGCATAAGTCTTCAGGGCAGTATGACCACATCCGGCACGCTCACCAAAGATACTCACCCGTATATTTTAAATAATTTCTCCATCCCGAGTTCCGTAGCGCTTACTATCGAACCGGGTGTAGCGCTTAAAATGCGCGGCGGAAATAATGCGAATATTTCCATATACGGCTCTATTATTTCCCGAGGAACCGCAAATGACCCCATCACGTTCACGGCGCTTGAGGATGATAGCGCGGGCGGTGATACCAATGGGGACGCAACGAGCACTTTGCCGGTGGCGGGGTCGTGGTATACAATATCGTTTTCACCATCATCAAGCGGAGATTTTGCATATACAAACATCCATTATGGCGGCGGGTCGCGGAACAGCATTCCGTCTACCTGGACGATGGTTGAGGCCGATAGTCCCACATCGCTTACGTTTGAAAACGTGGAATTTACCGACAGCATGTCGCAAGGATTCACGCTCGCAAATTCTGCAACGGGAACTGTTTCTTTTACGCACTTAACATTCGGCAGAAACGCAAAAGCGGGGCTGTATCTTAGCGCGTCGAGCCCCATAATTACCGATACGCTGTTTGCGAATAATTACTACGGCGTTTTTGCGGAAGACGCGTTGTCGCACCCCGTTGCACAAGACGTGCGATTTGAAGGAAACGTATATGATACGATTCCCGAAGGGCTTTTGGAGTAA
- a CDS encoding M23 family metallopeptidase — protein sequence MIIRSRAMLFTVLISTATIAGAFLFLRNNRILDQEPPIVAEEILWQGAVPQPSPTPVPLPLPTLLPGSLAPSQTVKLFSAAALSGAHPVYDFSMYIPATWETESVRTIEALNFYEIMQQNKTNTESSRIFVRYFRANSFLTLSSVSVLSRKNIIVAGRPAVDYIIEKKPGYPNFPKQPTWRNMRHRVVDVRVSDSNPSAFYVFAKSPELSDEVFEAMLDTLVVAPKDLLFYPLDGAKWLSGESFSGAVTKKPFGAFITPENSPVTPEKFTGYHTGVDLEISETISATASISVLAIADGVVVRSGKAQGYGGVVAVRHNIHSAGAGQVGDDSYLAVYGHLNPKTLIKLGTHVKAGQAIGVLGKGFTIETDGERRHLHFGLYTGQEVNIAGYVLQESELQNWVDPVKFFAERMP from the coding sequence ATGATTATAAGGTCTCGGGCAATGCTTTTTACTGTATTGATCTCCACCGCCACGATTGCCGGCGCTTTTTTGTTTTTGCGCAACAACAGGATACTCGATCAAGAACCCCCCATTGTGGCAGAGGAGATTTTGTGGCAAGGCGCAGTACCACAGCCATCGCCTACGCCCGTGCCGTTGCCTTTGCCGACCTTATTGCCGGGGTCTCTCGCGCCCTCGCAAACCGTAAAACTGTTTTCTGCCGCCGCTCTTTCGGGCGCGCATCCCGTTTACGATTTCAGCATGTATATTCCGGCGACGTGGGAAACTGAAAGCGTTCGGACCATTGAGGCGCTTAATTTTTATGAGATCATGCAGCAGAACAAGACGAACACAGAGAGCTCCAGGATATTTGTCCGCTACTTTCGGGCCAATTCTTTTCTTACCCTCTCCTCGGTAAGCGTTCTTTCGCGGAAAAATATCATTGTAGCCGGCCGTCCTGCGGTCGATTACATCATCGAAAAAAAACCCGGATACCCGAACTTTCCCAAACAGCCCACATGGAGAAATATGCGGCATCGCGTAGTTGACGTGCGAGTTTCCGATTCAAATCCGTCGGCCTTTTACGTATTCGCCAAGAGCCCCGAACTTTCGGATGAGGTTTTTGAAGCGATGCTTGATACGCTTGTTGTCGCGCCGAAGGATCTGCTTTTTTATCCTCTGGACGGGGCAAAATGGCTTTCCGGAGAAAGCTTTTCAGGAGCCGTTACCAAAAAGCCATTCGGAGCATTTATAACTCCAGAAAATTCTCCGGTGACGCCGGAGAAATTTACGGGATATCACACGGGAGTTGACTTGGAGATTTCGGAGACAATTTCCGCAACTGCTTCAATATCGGTCTTGGCTATCGCTGATGGCGTAGTGGTACGGAGCGGAAAGGCGCAAGGGTATGGCGGCGTGGTTGCTGTTCGCCACAACATCCATTCGGCCGGCGCAGGGCAAGTCGGCGACGATTCGTATCTTGCTGTATACGGCCACCTCAATCCAAAAACACTTATAAAATTAGGGACACATGTAAAAGCGGGACAAGCCATTGGCGTTCTTGGAAAAGGATTTACTATCGAAACCGACGGGGAGCGAAGGCACCTGCATTTTGGGCTTTACACGGGCCAAGAGGTGAATATCGCAGGATATGTCTTGCAAGAAAGCGAACTTCAAAACTGGGTCGATCCAGTGAAATTCTTTGCCGAGCGAATGCCGTGA
- a CDS encoding NUDIX hydrolase, whose product MNNQHTTDEFLDLVDDNDNVVGKKKRSEVYSEHLSSFRVINAFLVNSNGKIWIPRRTATKRVFPLCLDMSLGGHVESGESYEDAFGRELMEELNLDVKKIDFHELGKCTPQKHGVSAFMKVYEMKSNSTPDFNKDDFIEYFWLSPQELFQKLDGGDKSKNDLPKLVKIFYK is encoded by the coding sequence ATGAACAATCAACACACAACTGACGAATTTCTTGATTTGGTTGACGATAACGACAACGTTGTAGGCAAAAAGAAGCGCTCCGAAGTTTATTCTGAACATCTCTCCAGCTTTCGTGTCATTAATGCCTTCCTTGTCAATTCGAACGGAAAGATTTGGATTCCTCGCCGAACGGCAACAAAGCGAGTTTTCCCGCTGTGCCTGGACATGAGTCTTGGCGGACACGTAGAAAGCGGCGAATCTTATGAAGATGCTTTTGGGCGGGAATTAATGGAAGAGCTTAATTTAGATGTAAAAAAGATAGACTTTCATGAGCTAGGAAAATGTACGCCACAAAAACACGGGGTGTCGGCTTTTATGAAGGTCTATGAGATGAAATCGAATTCAACGCCCGACTTCAATAAAGACGACTTTATTGAATACTTCTGGCTTTCTCCTCAAGAACTTTTCCAAAAATTAGACGGCGGAGACAAAAGCAAGAATGACCTTCCCAAATTAGTCAAAATTTTCTACAAATAA